The Cyclopterus lumpus isolate fCycLum1 chromosome 12, fCycLum1.pri, whole genome shotgun sequence genome window below encodes:
- the LOC117740759 gene encoding major intrinsically disordered NOTCH2-binding receptor 1-like, with the protein MDISVLPNNNHPEKFLQLDVGMLPATHGMFQVGAVMSSQKHWQNRVYSQRGQRVKTESWPPPSPEATPVAFEDRYLEKHITPVTLKSNIKRNPLFIDMRAMEAVDNKKSKPSWTVREYDTQTIHGNLDDYLKKTPRDLDFWLEDLYTPGFDSLLKKKEAEHMRKRLCKIMSVIVLAVCAALIVIIVPVMVLQKQN; encoded by the exons ATGGACATCTCTGTTCTGCCTAACAACAACCACCCGGAGAAGTTCCTCCAGCTGGACGTCGGGATGCTGCCGGCCACACATGGCATGTTCCAGGTCGGGGCCGTCATGTCCAGTCAGAAGCACTGGCAGAACAGAGTCTACTCCCAG AGGGGGCAAAGGGTAAAGACGGAAAGCTGGCCTCCTCCATCCCCAGAGGCCACTCCTGTGGCGTTTGAGGACAGGTACCTGGAGAAGCACATCACACCAGTCACTCTGAAGTCCAACATTAAAAGGAACCCTCTGTTCATAGACATGAGAGCGATGGAAGCGGTTGACAACAAGAAGTCCAAGCCCTCCTGGACCGTCAGGGAGTACGACACACAGACAATCCACGGGAACCTCGACGACTATTTAAAG aagacacCAAGAGACCTGGACTTTTGGCTCGAGGATCTCTACACACCAGGATTTGACTCTTtgctgaagaagaaagaagcggAACACATGAGAAAAAGACTTTGTAAAATCATGTCTGTAATCGTTTTGGCTGTTTGTGCCGCACTTATTGTAATCATAGTGCCAGTTATGGTTCTACAGAAGCAAAACTGA